The Thiorhodovibrio litoralis genome includes a window with the following:
- a CDS encoding DEAD/DEAH box helicase has protein sequence MIEFDELEVTLELALDGDPDAGLDLLRKPAAECDAAIASYTAVEAEALMLSAWVGFLRGQYADAAAGFEAAHAVERKRTRKRNLILPGIVGVLHLLALLERGTPEDLVRAEDLARMVLRMRNAGHLRYLHLLIADLAVLLAGKRRKEDCYALNFGMAPREPMPQLLQMLALHWLGDRLDSKQLSTLSRLAHDAAESGRVWYANEAVALLKATEFDGKLPDFEPPPQDLVTLTELLHPKPHWELALEALSRLKTDQRASKDTEDALRLIWLLVRQGQWVGLEPREQKRTKGCGWTRGRAIPLQRLAEESGKMAHLTAQDRSIAACIVRSDAVGYVSSTQFHLDSERALLAAVGHPLVFRSLDDGEPVELVRGEPTLKVTKGRNDILLNMEPFPEVARHVMPMDEDAQRIRLVEFDERHYQIMSILGAKGLSVPKNCERQVLKSLAAVAPMLTVHSDIGGGADSEAGEAVPADARLHLHLKPIGEGLSLEFFVHPFGDAGGPQLRLGEGSATLFADISGRALRCTRKLSEERAAARELLAHCPALETQDGDNTAWSWQLDDPETALSALEQLQALGDAVVLDWPKGKRIALTPAAGLAQMRARVSSTPDWLELGGALHLDDGRVLELRELLKAMTNSRFVRLGEGDVLTLSEALKKRLDGLRGLTEKGRFHPLAAPAIAELLDGMAMESSPEWEARLARLAELAELEPKIPSTLQAELRDYQIEGYRWLARLAHWGAGACLADDMGLGKTVQALALILSRAPQGPTLVLAPTSVCGNWLEEAARFAPTLKPRRFGLGDRAAMLAQAGPFDLIVASYGLLQTEGERLAEVHWQTIVTDEAQAFKNAVTKRSQAIMQLQGDFRVITTGTPIENHLGELWNLFRFINPGLLGSLESFNARFALPIEQHQDREARARLRALLRPFILRRLKSEVLSELPPRTEITLSIELGDSEKALYEAVRREAIDRIESAQASANPGQQRMQLFAEIMRLRRACCHPRLALPDSPLPSSKLDAFAEIVEELLENRHKALVFSQFVDHLKLIREYLDNRGIRYQYLDGSTPEPKRRAAVTAFQSGEGDLFLISLRAGGSGLNLTAADYVIHMDPWWNPAVEDQASDRAHRIGQQRPVTIYRLVAKDTIEERILALHANKRDLADALLEGTDDSSRLSYAEMLELVRNQ, from the coding sequence GTGATCGAGTTCGATGAGCTAGAGGTTACCCTTGAGCTGGCCCTCGACGGCGATCCAGATGCTGGGTTGGATCTTCTGCGGAAACCCGCGGCGGAATGCGATGCCGCCATTGCGAGCTATACCGCAGTCGAAGCTGAAGCCCTGATGCTGTCAGCTTGGGTTGGTTTTCTGCGCGGCCAGTATGCCGACGCAGCCGCCGGTTTCGAGGCGGCTCATGCGGTAGAGCGCAAACGCACCCGCAAGCGCAACCTCATCCTGCCGGGGATTGTTGGCGTACTTCATCTGCTTGCACTGCTCGAGCGCGGCACGCCTGAGGATTTGGTCCGCGCGGAGGATCTGGCCAGAATGGTCCTGCGGATGCGCAACGCCGGCCATCTGCGTTACCTTCACCTCCTCATCGCGGACTTGGCCGTGCTGCTCGCGGGCAAGCGCCGCAAGGAGGATTGCTACGCTCTGAATTTCGGCATGGCGCCTCGCGAGCCCATGCCCCAGTTATTGCAGATGTTGGCGTTGCACTGGCTCGGCGACCGACTGGATTCCAAGCAGCTGTCGACCCTGTCGCGCTTGGCGCACGACGCTGCTGAGAGCGGCCGGGTCTGGTACGCAAACGAGGCCGTCGCCCTGCTGAAAGCCACGGAGTTTGACGGCAAACTGCCCGACTTCGAGCCACCGCCGCAGGATCTTGTCACTCTGACCGAACTGCTGCATCCCAAACCGCATTGGGAGCTTGCGCTCGAGGCGCTTTCGCGACTGAAGACTGACCAGCGCGCCAGCAAGGATACCGAGGACGCGCTGCGCTTGATCTGGCTTTTAGTGCGGCAAGGGCAATGGGTCGGCCTGGAGCCACGCGAGCAAAAACGCACCAAGGGATGCGGCTGGACGCGTGGACGCGCGATCCCGCTCCAGCGTTTGGCGGAAGAGTCCGGAAAAATGGCCCATTTGACCGCCCAGGATCGATCTATCGCTGCTTGCATCGTCCGCTCGGATGCGGTCGGGTACGTCAGCTCGACTCAATTCCACCTGGATTCCGAGCGGGCGCTGCTTGCTGCCGTGGGCCACCCACTGGTCTTTAGGAGCCTCGATGATGGTGAGCCGGTAGAGCTTGTTCGCGGCGAACCGACGCTGAAAGTGACGAAAGGCCGCAATGATATTCTGCTCAATATGGAGCCCTTTCCCGAGGTCGCGCGACATGTCATGCCGATGGACGAGGACGCGCAGCGCATCCGCCTCGTCGAATTCGACGAAAGACACTACCAGATCATGTCTATCCTTGGAGCCAAGGGCCTCTCAGTTCCCAAGAATTGCGAACGACAGGTCCTGAAAAGCCTCGCTGCGGTGGCGCCGATGCTGACGGTGCACTCGGACATCGGCGGCGGCGCCGATAGCGAAGCAGGCGAGGCGGTGCCGGCCGATGCCCGCTTGCACCTGCATCTGAAGCCGATCGGCGAGGGGCTGAGTCTGGAGTTCTTCGTGCATCCCTTTGGCGATGCCGGCGGCCCACAGCTGCGCCTCGGCGAGGGCAGCGCGACGCTCTTTGCCGACATCAGCGGTCGCGCCTTGCGCTGCACGCGCAAGCTAAGCGAGGAACGTGCGGCGGCGCGCGAGCTGCTCGCTCACTGCCCGGCGTTGGAAACGCAGGATGGAGACAATACCGCCTGGAGCTGGCAGCTCGATGATCCGGAAACCGCGCTGAGCGCGCTCGAGCAGCTCCAAGCGCTGGGCGATGCGGTGGTGCTGGACTGGCCCAAAGGCAAGCGCATCGCGCTGACACCGGCGGCTGGGCTCGCGCAGATGCGCGCCCGGGTCAGCAGCACGCCGGACTGGCTCGAGCTCGGCGGTGCCCTGCATCTCGACGACGGTCGGGTGTTGGAGCTGCGCGAATTGCTCAAGGCGATGACCAACAGCCGCTTCGTGCGTCTCGGTGAGGGTGATGTTCTGACACTCAGCGAAGCGCTCAAAAAACGCCTCGATGGCCTGCGCGGGCTTACCGAAAAAGGGCGCTTTCACCCGCTGGCTGCACCGGCCATTGCCGAGCTGCTCGATGGCATGGCGATGGAATCCTCCCCGGAGTGGGAAGCACGCCTGGCCCGCCTCGCCGAGCTGGCCGAGCTGGAGCCGAAAATCCCCTCCACCTTGCAGGCCGAGCTGCGCGACTATCAGATCGAAGGCTACCGCTGGCTGGCGCGCCTGGCGCACTGGGGTGCCGGTGCCTGTCTCGCCGACGACATGGGGCTTGGCAAGACGGTGCAGGCGCTGGCGCTGATCCTCTCCCGCGCTCCGCAAGGCCCGACGCTGGTGCTGGCTCCGACCTCTGTCTGCGGTAACTGGCTTGAGGAGGCTGCGCGCTTCGCCCCAACGCTCAAGCCCCGGCGCTTCGGTCTCGGTGATCGCGCCGCCATGCTCGCGCAGGCCGGCCCTTTCGATCTCATTGTCGCCAGCTATGGCCTGCTGCAAACTGAGGGCGAGCGCCTGGCCGAGGTGCATTGGCAGACCATCGTCACCGACGAGGCGCAGGCATTCAAGAACGCGGTCACCAAGCGCTCGCAGGCCATCATGCAGCTGCAGGGCGATTTCCGCGTCATCACGACCGGAACCCCGATCGAAAATCATCTCGGTGAGCTGTGGAATCTGTTCCGCTTCATCAACCCCGGCCTGCTTGGCTCGCTCGAGTCCTTCAACGCCCGCTTCGCCCTTCCCATCGAGCAGCATCAGGATCGCGAGGCCCGCGCCCGGCTGCGCGCGCTGCTGCGACCCTTCATCCTGCGCCGCCTGAAAAGCGAGGTACTGAGCGAACTGCCGCCGCGCACCGAAATCACCCTGAGCATTGAGCTGGGCGACAGCGAAAAGGCCCTGTACGAGGCCGTGCGTCGCGAAGCCATCGACCGCATTGAGAGCGCGCAGGCCAGCGCCAATCCTGGCCAGCAGCGCATGCAGCTGTTCGCCGAGATCATGCGCCTGCGCCGCGCCTGCTGCCATCCGCGCCTGGCGCTGCCCGACAGCCCGCTGCCGAGCAGCAAGCTCGACGCTTTCGCCGAGATCGTCGAGGAACTGCTTGAAAACCGCCACAAGGCCCTGGTGTTCAGCCAGTTCGTCGATCATCTCAAGCTGATCCGCGAGTACCTCGATAACCGCGGCATCCGCTACCAATACCTCGACGGCAGCACGCCTGAGCCCAAGCGCCGCGCGGCGGTTACGGCATTTCAGTCCGGCGAGGGCGATCTGTTCCTGATCAGCCTGCGCGCCGGCGGCTCGGGGCTGAACCTGACCGCCGCCGACTATGTCATCCACATGGACCCCTGGTGGAACCCGGCAGTGGAAGACCAGGCATCCGATCGCGCTCACCGCATCGGCCAGCAGCGCCCGGTCACCATCTACCGACTGGTCGCGAAGGACACCATCGAAGAGCGCATCCTGGCATTGCATGCGAACAAACGCGACCTCGCCGACGCTCTGCTTGAGGGCACTGACGATAGTAGCCGGCTCAGCTACGCTGAGATGCTGGAGCTGGTGCGGAATCAGTGA
- the nifH gene encoding nitrogenase iron protein, whose amino-acid sequence MALRQCAIYGKGGIGKSTTTQNLVAGLAELGKKIMIVGCDPKADSTRLILHSKAQDTIMQMAADAGSVEDLELEDVMATGYGGIKCVESGGPEPGVGCAGRGVITAINFLEEEGAYEEDLDFVFYDVLGDVVCGGFAMPIRENKAQEIYIVCSGEMMAMYAANNIAKGICKYAKSGSVRLAGLICNSRNTAREDELIIELARQLGTQMIHFVPRDNVVQRAEIRRMTVIEYDPKAKQADEYRTLAQKVIDNKMFVVPTPISMDELEDLLMKFGILEEEDESIVGKTAAEEQAVAA is encoded by the coding sequence ATGGCATTACGGCAATGTGCAATCTATGGCAAGGGTGGTATCGGTAAGTCCACCACCACGCAGAATCTGGTCGCCGGTCTGGCTGAGCTGGGCAAAAAGATCATGATCGTCGGCTGCGACCCCAAGGCCGACTCGACCCGCCTGATCCTGCACTCCAAGGCGCAGGACACCATCATGCAGATGGCAGCAGATGCTGGCTCGGTTGAGGATCTGGAGCTCGAGGATGTGATGGCGACCGGTTACGGCGGCATCAAGTGCGTTGAGTCCGGTGGCCCGGAGCCGGGTGTCGGCTGTGCTGGCCGCGGCGTTATCACTGCGATCAACTTCCTGGAAGAGGAAGGCGCCTATGAAGAAGACCTGGACTTCGTCTTCTACGACGTGCTCGGCGACGTGGTCTGCGGCGGTTTCGCCATGCCGATCCGCGAGAACAAGGCGCAGGAGATCTACATCGTCTGCTCCGGCGAGATGATGGCCATGTACGCGGCCAACAACATCGCCAAGGGCATCTGCAAGTATGCAAAATCCGGCAGCGTGCGTCTCGCTGGGCTGATTTGTAACAGCCGTAACACCGCGCGCGAAGACGAGCTGATCATTGAGCTAGCCCGTCAGCTCGGTACCCAGATGATTCATTTCGTGCCGCGCGATAACGTGGTGCAGCGCGCTGAGATTCGCCGCATGACGGTCATCGAGTATGACCCAAAGGCCAAGCAGGCTGATGAGTACCGCACCCTGGCGCAGAAGGTCATCGACAACAAGATGTTTGTTGTACCGACCCCGATTTCCATGGATGAGCTTGAAGACCTGCTGATGAAGTTCGGCATCCTGGAAGAGGAAGACGAGAGCATCGTCGGCAAGACCGCAGCTGAGGAGCAGGCTGTCGCGGCCTAA
- the nifD gene encoding nitrogenase molybdenum-iron protein alpha chain → MASMTREETQALIQEVLEVYPEKAKKDRAKHLAANDPSLEQSKKCITSNRKSQPGVMTVRGCAYAGSRGVVWGPVKDMVHISHGPVGCGQYSRAGRRNYYVGHTGVNTFATMNFTSDFQEKDIVFGGDKKLDKLIDEINELFPLAKGVSVQSECPIGLIGDDIEAVAKKKTKELEKPVVPVRCEGFRGVSQSLGHHIANDALRDWVLHNRDGDNSFETTPYDVAILGDYNIGGDAWSSRILLEEMGLRVVAMWSGDGTLSEMELTSKVKLNLVHCYRSINYITRHMEEKYGIPWMEYNLFGPTKIAESLRAIAAFFDETIQANAEKVIAKYQAEYDAVVAKYKPRLQGKKVMLYVGGLRPRHIIGAYEDLGMEVVGTGYEFAHNDDYDRTLKDMGDSTLLYDDVTGYEFEEFVKRIKPDLIGSGIKEKYIFQKMGVPFRQMHSWDYSGPYHGYDGFAIFARDMDMTINNPCWNRMQAPWLQSAEKSAAQAAAA, encoded by the coding sequence ATGGCATCAATGACGCGTGAAGAGACCCAGGCCTTGATTCAAGAAGTCCTGGAAGTGTATCCCGAGAAGGCCAAGAAAGACCGCGCCAAACATTTGGCCGCGAATGACCCGAGCCTGGAGCAATCCAAGAAGTGCATCACCTCCAACCGCAAGTCTCAGCCAGGTGTGATGACCGTTCGCGGTTGTGCTTACGCGGGCTCGCGCGGTGTGGTCTGGGGGCCGGTCAAGGACATGGTCCACATCTCCCATGGACCTGTCGGCTGCGGTCAGTATTCCCGCGCCGGGCGCCGTAACTACTATGTCGGCCACACCGGTGTGAATACCTTCGCCACCATGAACTTCACCTCGGACTTTCAGGAGAAAGACATCGTCTTCGGTGGTGACAAGAAGCTCGATAAGCTGATCGACGAGATCAACGAGCTTTTCCCGCTGGCCAAGGGCGTCAGCGTGCAGTCGGAATGCCCCATTGGTCTGATTGGCGACGACATTGAGGCAGTCGCCAAGAAAAAGACCAAGGAGCTCGAGAAGCCTGTCGTGCCGGTGCGCTGCGAGGGCTTCCGTGGAGTGTCGCAGTCGCTTGGTCATCATATCGCCAATGACGCGTTGCGCGACTGGGTGCTGCACAACCGCGACGGCGACAATAGCTTCGAGACCACCCCCTATGACGTTGCCATTCTCGGTGACTACAACATCGGCGGTGATGCCTGGTCCTCACGCATTCTGCTTGAGGAAATGGGTCTGCGCGTGGTGGCTATGTGGTCCGGCGACGGGACTCTTTCGGAGATGGAGCTGACCTCCAAGGTCAAGCTCAATCTGGTCCACTGCTACCGTTCCATCAACTACATCACCCGTCACATGGAAGAGAAGTACGGGATTCCGTGGATGGAGTACAACCTGTTTGGGCCGACCAAGATCGCCGAGTCCTTGCGCGCCATTGCCGCCTTCTTTGACGAGACCATTCAGGCCAATGCCGAGAAGGTCATCGCCAAATACCAGGCCGAGTACGATGCGGTGGTTGCCAAGTACAAGCCACGTCTGCAGGGCAAGAAGGTCATGCTCTATGTCGGTGGTCTGCGTCCGCGCCACATCATCGGCGCCTATGAAGACCTTGGGATGGAAGTGGTTGGCACCGGTTATGAGTTTGCGCACAACGACGACTATGACCGCACGCTCAAGGACATGGGCGACTCGACCCTGCTCTATGACGATGTCACTGGCTATGAGTTCGAGGAATTCGTCAAGCGCATCAAGCCCGATCTGATCGGTTCCGGTATCAAGGAAAAGTACATCTTCCAGAAGATGGGTGTCCCGTTCCGGCAGATGCATTCATGGGATTACTCCGGTCCTTATCACGGCTATGACGGCTTTGCCATCTTTGCCCGGGATATGGATATGACGATCAACAATCCCTGCTGGAACAGAATGCAGGCGCCCTGGCTGCAGTCGGCTGAGAAGTCGGCAGCACAGGCTGCGGCGGCCTGA